DNA from Marinagarivorans cellulosilyticus:
GGTTTCGCGGGCTGTTTTGTGGTCGACCATTGGCGCTGGGTAATCTTGCCCGATAACAACACCGGCCGCTTTCAGCTCTGCTTCGGGGGCCAGCCAGGGGGCGTGAATAAATTTTGCGGGCAGTTTGGCAAGCTCTGGCACGTAAGCGCGAATGTAATCGCCGTGTTTATCAAACTTTTCGCTTTGGGTTATGGGGTTGAATATACGAAAGTAGGGCGCAGCATCGGCACCGCAGCCGGCTACCCACTGCCAACCGGCGGTATTATTCGCCAGGTCGGCATCTAGCAGGGTATCCCAAAACCAGTCGGCACCGTGCTGCCAGTGCAGTTGTAAATGCTTGGTTAAAAAAGATGCTACCACCATGCGCACACGGTTATGCATCCAGCCTGTTTGCCAAAGCTGGCGCATTCCCGCATCCACTAAAGGGTAGCCTGTTTGCCCTTGTTGCCACTTTTCTAGCGTATTACCGGTTGGCTTTTGCCAAGGGAACTTGTCAAATTTGGCTTTGAAGGGCTCCTTAATCATGTGCTCGAAGTGGTGAACTAAGTAGTAGCTAAAGTCGCGCCAGAATAACTGTCGCAAATAGGGCGCGGCTTCGCCTGAGGGGAAGTGTGTGCTTACTGTTTGCCATATTTGACGGGGGCTAATTTCGCCGAAATGTAAATGCGGCGATAGCATCGAGGTGCCATCACTGCTGGGAATATCGCGCTCTACATTGTAGTTTTGCAGTTGCTCTATAACACTTGCTAGGCGCAAATGTGCGCCAGCTTCACCGGGTTGCCAGTGGTGTTTAAATGCTTTGGCCCAATTGGGCTTTTGGGGTAGCCATTTCAGCTTTTTAAGTGTGCTACTGGCACTGTGCTTGTGAGGGTGCCATTGGTAGTTTTTTGGCATCTTCACTGCTGTAGGCTGGCCAAGCTGGGCCACCGCCGTTTTGTAAAAGGGCGTGAATACCTTGAAAGGGGTGCCTTGCTTATTAAATAGCGTGCTGGGCTCCAGCAAAAGTTGGCCTGCAAACTGGCGGCAGGTAATATCGTGTTCTAACGCGGCTTGCTGTAGTTGTTTTTGCTGTTTTGCCAGCCAAGGCTCGTGAGCGCAGCTAAAATGAATGTGTTCACATTGGTGTTGTTTCGCTAAGGTGAGTAAGCTTTCGGTGGTGCCAAGGTGTATTAGCAATTTGCCGCCTAGTGTCTGCAGTTGCTGATCAAGGGCGATTAAGCTGTGGTGTAGCCACCACAAACTGGCCCCACTATGGCCTGCTGGGTTAGTGGTATCGACAAGGTATACCGGCAAAATGGCATCGCCTAGCTTTGCTGCAGCGTGCAGTGCAGGGTTATCGCTTAAGCGTAAATCGTGGGTAAACCAAACGAGAGTTGTCATTAGTTGTGGCTACTATGCTGTAATTTCAAAAGCCTTTATCAGGCGGCTAGCGGGTTTATACATCAATTGTGGTGAGTTGGATGGCTTGCCGATGCAAATAGGATCGATTGCGTGAAATGGTTAATGGTGAAAATGGTTATGATGCTGGCGATTGGCTTTGGCATTCTTAACTATGCGTTGTATTTAAAAACTGGCAAGAGTCCTTTGGCTGATATGGATTGGTCGATGCCTAAATTTACTGTGCCCGATATGGCAACCTTAAAAGATGCTATACCGGACGTGGATTTGCCGTCCATGCCCGGCATTGGCGAACACGCCGAAGGCAAGCCTATAGAAGTGTATAAGTGGGTGGA
Protein-coding regions in this window:
- a CDS encoding cryptochrome/photolyase family protein, whose product is MTTLVWFTHDLRLSDNPALHAAAKLGDAILPVYLVDTTNPAGHSGASLWWLHHSLIALDQQLQTLGGKLLIHLGTTESLLTLAKQHQCEHIHFSCAHEPWLAKQQKQLQQAALEHDITCRQFAGQLLLEPSTLFNKQGTPFKVFTPFYKTAVAQLGQPTAVKMPKNYQWHPHKHSASSTLKKLKWLPQKPNWAKAFKHHWQPGEAGAHLRLASVIEQLQNYNVERDIPSSDGTSMLSPHLHFGEISPRQIWQTVSTHFPSGEAAPYLRQLFWRDFSYYLVHHFEHMIKEPFKAKFDKFPWQKPTGNTLEKWQQGQTGYPLVDAGMRQLWQTGWMHNRVRMVVASFLTKHLQLHWQHGADWFWDTLLDADLANNTAGWQWVAGCGADAAPYFRIFNPITQSEKFDKHGDYIRAYVPELAKLPAKFIHAPWLAPEAELKAAGVVIGQDYPAPMVDHKTARETALAAYASLNLG